One Arthrobacter sp. FW306-07-I genomic window carries:
- a CDS encoding cold-shock protein has protein sequence MATGTVKWFNAEKGFGFIAPDDGSADVFAHYSAIATSGYRSLDENQKVEFDVTQGPKGPQAENIRPL, from the coding sequence ATGGCAACAGGCACAGTTAAATGGTTCAACGCCGAAAAGGGTTTTGGCTTCATTGCCCCCGATGACGGGTCCGCTGACGTTTTCGCCCACTACTCGGCAATCGCCACCAGCGGTTACCGCTCCCTGGACGAGAACCAGAAGGTCGAATTCGATGTGACCCAGGGCCCCAAGGGCCCGCAGGCAGAGAATATCCGCCCGCTCTAA
- a CDS encoding response regulator produces the protein MSTITVLLVDDHLVVRSGLRALLSTQPDIEVVGEAASGEAAVQLAQIHSPAVVVMDLAMGPGMDGLEAIRRIRDLNGRQAILVFTTYDSDADIVRAVDAGAMGYLLKDAAPEEIFAAIRGAVQGKSVMSPPVASRLFQQLRNPDEVLTPREAELLSLLTEGLSNRELGRRLFISEATVKTHLAHIYAKLGVDTRAAAIATAIRREGMR, from the coding sequence ATGAGCACCATCACGGTCCTGCTGGTGGACGACCATCTGGTGGTGAGGAGCGGCCTGCGCGCGCTGCTGTCCACCCAGCCCGACATCGAGGTGGTGGGTGAGGCTGCGTCCGGCGAGGCAGCCGTGCAGCTGGCCCAGATCCACTCCCCCGCCGTGGTGGTGATGGACCTGGCCATGGGGCCGGGCATGGACGGGCTCGAAGCGATCAGGCGGATCAGGGACCTTAACGGCCGGCAGGCCATCCTGGTGTTCACCACCTACGATTCCGACGCCGACATTGTCCGTGCAGTGGACGCCGGCGCGATGGGTTACCTGTTGAAGGATGCTGCCCCGGAAGAAATCTTCGCCGCCATTCGGGGCGCCGTCCAAGGCAAAAGCGTCATGAGCCCGCCGGTGGCATCCCGGTTGTTTCAGCAGCTCCGCAACCCGGACGAAGTCCTGACACCGCGCGAAGCCGAGCTGCTGAGCCTGCTCACCGAGGGGCTCAGCAACCGCGAACTGGGCCGCCGGCTTTTCATCTCCGAGGCCACGGTAAAAACCCATCTGGCACACATCTACGCCAAGCTTGGAGTTGATACCCGGGCGGCAGCCATTGCCACCGCAATCCGCCGCGAAGGCATGCGTTGA